In a single window of the Magnolia sinica isolate HGM2019 chromosome 7, MsV1, whole genome shotgun sequence genome:
- the LOC131250643 gene encoding LRR receptor-like serine/threonine-protein kinase EFR: protein MEKNYGAHKLLLLCFSCCCFLCCMGSNSSDMEILLSFKSQFISSDPQNELVGWNNRFPVCSWPHISCTSDRTGVRDVSLQGLGLSGIIPPHLSNLSSLRTLDLSDIFFRGPIPSQLGRLPLLQRLLLNNNSIDGTIPSNLSHCLSLLEIDLTYNQLSGNIPSSLSFLTQLEILYVSVNQLVGPIPPSIGNLTSLILLYLARNGLSGEIPKELGLLRNLNDLQIFQNQLSGVIPSSIYNISSLELFSMTGNKLTRELPEDIGLQLPNLKELLMSGNEFHGPIPGSLSNISRIESLDLSKNNFRGSIPSLGSMHDLLWLNLANNALTSTTDIMGRFFDSLTNCTHLEVFSLTTNQLAGQLPTSTGNLSAHLENFSVDDNLSSGSFPHGVQNYRNLTTLDLQLNSFTGSVPESIGKLRKLQRLSLEENSFVGEIPDIFSNLPSSMAGFRRA from the coding sequence ATGGAGAAGAATTATGGCGCTCACAAGCTTCTCCTTCTCTGCTTCTCTTGCTGCTGCTTCCTCTGCTGTATGGGCAGCAACTCCAGTGATATGGAAATCCTTCTATCCTTCAAATCCCAATTCATATCTTCGGACCCTCAGAATGAGCTGGTGGGCTGGAACAACAGATTCCCTGTTTGCAGCTGGCCACACATTTCCTGCACCTCCGACAGAACAGGTGTCCGTGATGTAAGCCTCCAAGGCCTCGGCCTCTCTGGTATCATCCCCCCACACCTATCTAACCTCTCTTCCCTCCGAACTCTTGACCTCTCTGATATCTTCTTCCGCGGCCCAATTCCTTCACAACTCGGCCGTCTCCCTCTCCTCCAAAGGCTCCTCCTCAATAACAACTCCATTGATGGTACTATTCCTAGCAATCTCTCTCATTGCTTAAGCCTCCTAGAAATCGATCTTACGTACAACCAACTATCTGGAAACATCCCTTCCtctctcagctttctcacacaaCTCGAAATTCTTTATGTTTCGGTCAACCAACTTGTGGGTCCAATTCCCCCTTCCATTGGAAATCTCACATCTCTTATCCTTCTCTACCTTGCAAGAAATGGACTTTCCGGTGAAATTCCAAAAGAACTCGGACTTCTCCGGAATCTCAACGATCTGCAGATCTTCCAGAACCAACTCAGTGGCGTAATCCCTTCCTCGATTTACAACATCTCCTCTCTTGAGCTGTTCTCCATGACAGGCAATAAGCTCACCAGAGAGCTTCCAGAAGACATTGGTCTCCAGCTTCCCAACCTGAAGGAACTCCTCATGTCTGGCAATGAATTCCACGGACCCATTCCAGGTTCCTTATCGAACATCTCCAGAATTGAATCCCTGGACTTATCGAAAAATAACTTCCGTGGTTCAATTCCTTCGCTCGGAAGCATGCATGATCTTCTCTGGTTGAATCTAGCCAACAACGCTCTCACTTCCACCACTGATATCATGGGTCGTTTTTTCGATTCTCTTACAAACTGCACCCACTTGGAGGTGTTCTCACTGACTACCAATCAATTAGCAGGCCAGCTCCCAACTTCGACTGGGAATCTCTCCGCCCATCTCGAAAATTTTAGTGTGGATGACAATCTCTCTTCAGGTTCCTTCCCACATGGCGTCCAAAACTACCGCAACCTAACAACCTTAGATCTGCAACTGAATTCCTTCACGGGTAGCGTTCCCGAGTCCATTGGCAAACTCCGCAAACTGCAGAGACTCTCCCTCGAAGAAAACAGCTTTGTCGGAGAAATACCAGACATTTTCAGCAATCTTCCCAGTTCTATGGCAGGATTCCGCAGAGCATAG
- the LOC131251373 gene encoding probable LRR receptor-like serine/threonine-protein kinase At3g47570, translating into MGLEKLRFLRNLNLSFNNLQAKVVVEGVFGNISWESLQGNKGLCSDSKDTQKKRLPACSKHGSSSLKLKIILPIASSVVLLCVLFCLISIANSRKQESDIRRSSWGASFKGQHWKISYQDILSATNNFDSVNLIGKGGFSSVCKGIIGSENEITTTVAIKVFDMKKSKASKSFALECKTLRNIRHRNLVKIITSCSSIDHSGAEFKALVMVFMSDVSLEEWLHPEESASMMRLNLLQRLNISIDVATAMDYLHHDCNPAVAHCDLKPSNVLLDDEMTASVGDFGLARLLFPSENRNSTVELKGSIGYIAPEYGIGSKASTSGEVYSYGILLLEIFTGKKPIDDMSKDGLNLNKFATAVFENRVVEIVDLSLLENDDDSERSNSTSSNTNTNSNDRITGEVMETQRMRQK; encoded by the exons ATGGGCTTAGAAAAGCTCAGGTTTCTGCGGAACCTGAATTTGTCCTTCAACAATCTCCAAGCAAAGGTGGTAGTTGAAGGGGTTTTCGGAAACATCAGCTGGGAATCATTGCAAGGAAATAAGGGGCTCTGTAGTGACAGCAAGGATACACAGAAGAAGAGACTGCCTGCATGCAGCAAGCATGGATCTTCTTCTCTTAAGCTCAAAATCATTCTTCCAATTGCTAGCTCTGTAGTACTTTTATGTGTTCTCTTCTGTTTAATATCTATAGCGAATTCAAGGAAACAGGAGAGTGATATTAGAAGAAGTTCATGGGGTGCTTCCTTCAAAGGTCAACATTGGAAAATATCATACCAAGATATTTTATCTGCAACAAACAATTTCGACTCAGTGAATTTGATAGGTAAGGGAGGCTTCAGCTCTGTTTGTAAAGGAATTATTGGTAGTGAAAATGAAATAACCACCACCGTTGCCATTAAGGTGTTTGACATGAAAAAAAGCAAAGCTTCTAAGAGCTTTGCATTAGAATGCAAGACTCTGAGGAACATTCGGCATCGAAACCTGGTCAAGATCATCACGTCCTGCTCAAGCATCGACCACAGTGGAGCCGAATTTAAAGCTCTTGTTATGGTTTTCATGTCTGATGTCAGTCTGGAGGAGTGGTTGCATCCGGAGGAGAGCGCGTCTATGATGAGATTGAATCTGCTTCAGAGACTGAACATCAGTATAGATGTAGCTACCGCCATGGACTATCTACACCATGATTGTAACCCAgctgtggcccactgtgatctgaAACCCAGCAATGTGCTCTTGGATGATGAGATGACTGCTAGTGTTGGGGACTTTGGATTGGCCAGACTTCTCTTTCCTTCAGAGAACCGGAATAGCACAGTCGAACTAAAGGGATCCATTGGCTATATTGCCCCAG AGTATGGTATAGGCAGCAAAGCATCGACAAGTGGAGAGGTTTATAGTTATGGAATACTATTGTTGGAGATTTTCACAGGCAAGAAGCCCATAGATGACATGTCCAAGGATGGATTAAACCTGAATAAATTTGCAACTGCAGTGTTTGAGAATCGTGTTGTGGAAATTGTTGATCTGAGCCTGCTGGAAAATGATGATGACTCTGAGAGAAGTAACAGCACTAGCAGCAACACCAACACAAACAGCAATGATCGTATTACGGGTGAAGTCATGGAAACACAGAGAATGAGACAGAAATAG